The following are encoded in a window of Oncorhynchus keta strain PuntledgeMale-10-30-2019 chromosome 10, Oket_V2, whole genome shotgun sequence genomic DNA:
- the LOC118388386 gene encoding protein kinase C-binding protein 1-like isoform X4 — MDQPRSSSHSPHAGATQRKAFNWTEPFQKPVSLEQHPDYAEYIFHAMDLCTLEKNTKKKMYGCTEAFLADVKWILHNCIIYNGGNHKLTATAKVIVKICEHEMNEIEVCPECYLSACQKRDNWFCEPCSNPHPLVWAKLKGFPFWPAKALRDKDGQVDARFFGQHDRAWVPLNNCYLMSREIPFSVKKTKSIFNSAMQEMEVYVENMRKKFGVFNYAPFRTPYTPDNQYQMLLDPANPSSGSVRPEKQEKIKFNFDMTASPKMPLARSMLSDGGGGMGGVGGSTGRRISLTDMPRSPMSTNSSAHTGSDGEQDTPDKGPVRAPVSHYSAGEESMDCTASPASTRPGPASGANDSPKPFHSQGPALVPKQEKATLTGSILNLNLDRSKAEMDLKELSETVQQQQQGTPPVLTSPKRQIRSRFQLNLDKTIESCKAQLGIDEISEDVYKGVEHSDSEDSDKSDSSDSDASDEEQKPKAGKHTKANDKGEKDPSKRGSKDPLPPSLNEVKTKGPATAMVTMGDAGASSTLSESSSKENQGVHSDKEPPEEAKAAPVSPASREKPQVKQEARQPSVMDDSDSERELVIDLGEDQGGRDRKKNRKDSRTTKNPPANKTEGKALSSSLTPSQNNTAHFLTPSMKDSSHSPLAIPLNMVSFTTASSTTIAPTTLPNATLPMAPITSSSATTAVKKQRPLLPRETVPVVQRAVVWNPTNKFQTSSQKWHMQKVQRQQQNQQPDTPQLQAASPGQPQTMPQTPASATSSSLPQQPSQSTRYQTRQSVKAVQQKDPPLSTSTSSVTLVTSTPPSVAMIAAPGFGSGPSTTSSMAGDFQIPTASADVAADIAKYTNKIMDTIKGTVTELYTDLSKNTSGNTLAEIRRLRIEIEKLQWLHQQELSEMKHNLELTMAEMRQSLEQERERLMAEVKKQMEVEKQQAVDETKKKQWCANCKKEAIFYCCWNTSYCDYPCQQAHWPEHMKSCTQSATASQQEPESGSTADGPNKASGQSSGQTSPRGTTSAPTDKDSNVEKGKDNVTVSLS; from the exons ATG GACCAACCACGCTCGTCATCTCACTCCCCCCATGCAGGCGCCACGCAGAGAAAGGCTTTTAATTGG ACTGAACCCTTCCAAAAGCCAGTATCTCTGGAACAGCATCCAGACTACGCAGAGTATATATTTCACGCCATGGATCTCTGTACATTGGAGAAG AATACAAAAAAGAAAATGTATGGCTGCACTGAAGCTTTCTTGGCAGATGTGAAATGGATTTTACACAACTGCATAATTTATAATGGAG GCAATCATAAGCTCACTGCCACAGCTAAAGTCATAGTGAAAATCTGTGAACATGAG ATGAATGAGATTGAGGTCTGTCCGGAGTGCTATCTGTCAGCTTGCCAAAAGAGAGACAACTGGTTCTGTGAGCCATGC AGTAATCCTCACCCTCTCGTGTGGGCCAAGCTGAAGGGGTTTCCATTCTGGCCTGCCAAAGCACTGCGGGACAAAGACGGGCAGGTGGATGCTCGTTTTTTCGGGCAGCACGACAG GGCGTGGGTCCCCTTAAACAACTGCTACCTCATGTCCAGGGAGATTCCCTTTTCTGTGAAGAAGACTAAGAGCATCTTCAACAGTGCCATGCAGGAGATGGAGGTCTACGTGGAGAACATGAGGAAGAAGTTTGGAGTGTTCAACTATGCCCCCTTCCGGACACCCTACACCCCTGATAACCAGTACCAAATGCTGCTGGATCCTGCCAACCCCTCGTCTGGCTCGGTCCGACCCGAGAAGCAGGAGAAGATCAAGTTCAACTTTGACATGACGGCATCTCCCAAGATGCCCTTGGCCAGGAGCATGCTATCTGACGGGGGCGGGGGCATGGGTGGAGTTGGAGGGAGTACAGGCCGGAGGATCTCCCTGACAGATATGCCCCGCTCGCCCATGAGCACCAACTCCTCTGCTCACACAGGCTCTGATGGAGAGCAGGATACACCAGACAAGGGCCCGGTTAGAGCCCCAGTCAGCCACTACAGTGCTGGGGAGGAGTCCATGGACTGCACAG CATCACCTGCTTCCACTCGACCTGGTCCTGCCTCTGGTGCCAATGACAGCCCTAAACCGTTCCACTCCCAGGGTCCTGCTCTAGTCCCCAAGCAGGAGAAAGCAACTCTCACAGGGAGCATCCTTAACCTCAACCTGG ACCGTAGCAAAGCCGAGATGGACCTAAAGGAGTTGAGTGAGACTgtacagcagcaacagcaggggACCCCACCAGTCCTCACCTCACCCAAGAGACAGATCAGGAGCCGCTTCCAGCTCAACCTGGACAAAACCATTGAGAGCTGCAAGGCCCAGCTGG GTATAGATGAGATCTCTGAGGATGTGTATAAGGGAGTAGAACACAGCGACTCAGAAGACTCTGATAAATCAGATTCGAGTGACAGTGACGCCAGCGACGAGGAACAGAAACCTAAGGCAGGCAAACACACAAAGGCCAATGACAAGGGCGAGAAGGACCCTTCCAAGAGGGGATCCAAAGACCCCCTACCCCCCAGCCTAAATGAGGTCAAAACAAAGGGGCCAGCAACTGCCATGGTAACCATGGGGGATGCGGGGGCATCATCTACCCTCTCTGAATCCTCATCTAAAGAGAATCAGGGTGTACACTCGGACAAAGAGCCCCCAGAGGAAGCAAAAGCAGCCCCAGTGTCCCCGGCATCCAGAGAGAAGCCCCAGGTGAAGCAGGAGGCTAGGCAGCCCTCTGTGATGGATGACTCCGACTCTGAGAGGGAGCTGGTGATTGACCTGGGGGAGGACCAGGGGGGCAGAGACAGGAAGAAGAATAGGAAAGATTCACGCACCACCAAAAATCCACCAGCCAATAAGACAGAGG GTAAAGCCCTGTCAAGTTCACTTACTCCATCTCAAAACAACACAGCCCATTTCTTAACCCCCAGTATGAAAGATTCATCACATTCTCCACTAGCCATTCCTCTAAACATGGTGTCCTTCACTACTGCTTCTTCCACCACCATcgcccccaccacactccccaaTGCCACACTACCGATGGCCCCCATCACATCCTCCTCTGCCACCACAGCAGTGAAGAAACAGCGCCCTCTGCTGCCCAGGGAGACTGTCCCGGTGGTGCAGCGGGCGGTGGTGTGGAACCCCACCAACAAGTTCCAGACTTCCTCCCAGAAGTGGCACATGCAGAAGGTGCAGCGGCAGCAACAGAATCAGCAACCAGATACGCCTCAGCTGCAGGCAGCATCACCAGGCCAGCCACAGACAATGCCGCAAACGCCAGCATCTGCAACATCTTCATCCTTGCCTCAGCAACCTTCCCAAAGCACGCGGTACCAGACCAGGCAATCTGTCAAAG CTGTCCAGCAGAAAGACCCTCCACTCAGTACGTCCACGTCGTCTGTTACCCTGGTGACCAGTACCCCACCCTCTGTGGCCATGATAGCAGCCCCTGGATTTGGTAGTGGCCCCTCCACCACATCTTCCATGGCAGGGGACTTCCAGATCCCCACCGCATCAGCAGACGTAGCAGCTGACATTGCGAAGTACACTAATAAA ATAATGGATACAATCAAAGGGACTGTGACTGAGCTGTATACAGACCTTTCCAAAAACACTTCAGGGAACACATTAGCAGAG ATTAGACGATTGAGAATTGAAATAGAAAAACTGCAGTGGCTTCATCAACAGGAGCTGTCAGAAATGAAGCACAATCTAG aGTTAACCATGGCGGAGATGAGGCAAAGTCTGGAGCAGGAGAGGGAGCGACTGATGGCGGAGGTGAAGAAGCAGATGGAGGTGGAGAAACAACAGGCAGTAGACGAGACCAAGAAGAAGCAGTGGTGTGCCAACTGCAAGAAGGAGGCCATATTCTACTGCTGCTGGAACACCAGCTACTGTGACTATCCCTGCCAGCAAGCCCACTGGCCAGAACACATGAAGTCCTGCACACAATCAG CGACAGCCTCACAGCAAGAGCCTGAATCGGGGTCCACGGCAGACGGCCCAAACAAAGCCTCAGGACAGTCAAGTGGTCAAACCTCTCCCAGAGGAACGACATCCGCCCCCACAGACAAAGACTCTAACGTGGAGAAAGGCAAGGACAATGTCACTGTCAGCCTTTCCTAA